The Halobacillus amylolyticus nucleotide sequence GCGCGAGAACGTGTTAAGAATCGTTTTCCTTCCACACCTTCTAAGGAAAACATTCCACCGCGTCCATCCACTACATCAATAATGAGCTGGGTATGTTTCCAGTAATCATATTGCTTTTTGTGAATATAAAAGGGGGTCTCGCCAATTTTTCCGAGCAGGACGTCCTGGGCACCTGTAATAAGGTCTCCTTCTGGATAGCACATCGGAGAACTCCCGTCACAGCAGCCGCCGGACTGATGGAACATAAGCGCACCATGTTTATCTCTAAGTGATTGAATCAATTGGAGGGCTTCATCGGTAGCTGTTACACGATCAACCATCATCCGTCACCTCCTCTCTAAGATTAAAAGAATCCTAGTTTTTGAGCACTGTAACTTACGAGCATGTTTTTCGTTTGCTGGTAGTGGCTTAGCATCATCTTATGATTCTCACGGCCAACACCAGACATCTTATACCCGCCAAAGGCTGCGTGAGCAGGGTAAGCGTGGTAGCAATTCGTCCACACGCGGCCGGCTTCAATGCCGCGGCCGAAGCGATAAGCTGTATTGATGTCACGAGACCAAACACCTGCACCAAGACCATAAAGTGTATCATTGGCAATCTCCATAGCTTCCTCAGGATCTTTAAATGTAGTCACCGCAAGGACAGGACCAAAGATTTCTTCTTGGAAAATTCTCATCTTATTATTTCCTTTAAACATCGTTGGCTGGACATAGTATCCGTCAGCAAAGTCGCCATCAAGTTTGTTGCGTTCTCCGCCGATGAGACATTCCGCCCCTTCCTCTTTACCAATATCAAGATAAGAAAGGATTTTATCAAGCTGTTCGGAAGACGCTTGTGCCCCCATCATGACTTCAGGATCAAGTGGGTTCCCCGTTTTGATTGCTTTGACGCGATCAATTACTTTTTCCATGAACTGATCATAGATAGATTCATGGACGAGCGCTCGTGAAGGGCAGGTACATACCTCTCCCTGGTTTAGGGCGAACATAACCATTCCCTCAATCGCTTTATCGAGGAAGTTGTCATCCTTGCTCATTACATCTTCAAAGAATATGTTCGGGGACTTCCCGCCAAGCTCAAGGGTGACAGGGATAATATTTTGCGAAGCATATTGCATAATCATCCGGCCAGTTGTCGTTTCGCCGGTGAAGGCCACCTTATTGATTCTAGGGTTTTGGGCAAGCGGCTTCCCAGCTTCGAGGCCAAAACCATTAACGACATTTAGTACACCTGGCGGAAGTAAATCTTCAACTATTTCTAAGAAGTATAAAAAGGAAGCAGGTGTCTGCTCAGCCGGTTTAAGTACAATCGCATTTCCGGCAGCTAATGCAGGAGCTACTTTCCACGTCGCCATTAGAATAGGGAAGTTCCATGGGATGATTTGTCCAACTACACCTAGGGGTTCGTGAAAGTGATAAGCAACCGTGTCGTTGTCAATTTCGCCAATTGAACCTTCCTGGGCACGAATCACAGAAGCAAAGTAACGGAAATGATCGATGGCTAACGGGATGTCTGCATTAAGCGTTTCCCTGACAGCCTTTCCATTTTCCCAGGTTTCCGCAACCGCCAGCTTCTCAAGGTTCTCCTCCATACGATCGGCGATCCGATTTAAAATCAACGATCGCTCTGTGACCGACGTTTTACCCCAAGCGTCCTTTGCTTCATGAGCAGCATCAACTGCAAGTTCAATATCTTCCTCTGTAGAACGGGCCACCTGACAGAACGTTTTCCCTGTTACTGGAGTGACATTATTGAAGTATTGTCCTTTCACCGGCGGTGTCCATTTACCACCGATAAAATTATCGTAACGTTTTTTGTACTGTACAATCGACCCCTCTGTGTTTGGAAACGCGTATACCATGTTATTCATACCTCCCATTATTATTCTAATAGTGCAAACGCTTACAAAATAGCATATGTAAATAGATTGCACTTAATTCGAAATTACCACTATATCAGAATATTGTCAATTATTAGATAGTTGCCACGCCTTGAAATAAATACGGGAGGGCGATTTGGAATTAGGGGGAGTCTTCTCCATATATTTCTCCCCCAGTCGGCAGTCTATTTTTGTTATAATAGAATCATCTTTATTGAAAAAAGGGGAACGGACGATGACAACAACGAATCGAATTATGCTCGTTGACGGAATGGCATTACTTTTCCGCGCGTTCTATGCCACGGCAATGAGCAATTATTATATGATTAATAGCAAAGGCGTGCCTACAAATGCTGTTTATGGGATGATGAAGCATTTATTTACAGCGATTGATACGTATCAGCCGACACATGTTGTGTGCTGCTGGGATATGGGAAGCAAAACGTTTAGGAATGATCTGTTTCCAGAATATAAGGCGAATCGCGGAGAAGCACCTGAGGAGTTGATCCCGCAGTTTGAACTTGCCAAGGAAGTTGTGGAATCATTGAATATCCCGAATGTAGGCCAGGCTGGTTTTGAAGCAGATGATTGCATGGGAACATTAAGCCGCTTGTACTGTGAAGATTCACAAGTATTCATCCTTACAGGCGATCAAGATATGCTGCAGTTGCTGCAGCCGAATGTCTCTGTTGTATTATTGAAAAAAGGATATGGCAACTATGCTGAATATCAGGAAGGTGCTTTTTTTGAAGAAAAAGGAATCACACCTGCCCAAATGGTAGATTTAAAGGCATTAATGGGGGATAGTAGTGATAATTATCCGGGCGTGCGAGGAATTGGTGAAAAAACAGCACTAAAGCTATTAATCAAGCATAAAACGATCGAAAGGATACTAGAAAATATCGATCAGTTAACAAAAGGGCAACGCAATAAAATTGAACAGGACCTTGAGATGCTTCACCTATCGAGGAAGCTTGCGCGTATTCATTGTGAAGCGGACGTCAATTGCTCATTGGAGGATGCTCTGTTTTTCATAGATGAAGAGCAAATGGGAAGGAAATTTGATGAGCTGGAGTTTAAGAATTGGCAGAAGAATATTGTAGGGATGTAACAAACAGCCGGTTCTCAGGGTAGATGCCGACTGCTGCCGTGTCTATACTAAAAACAGCCGCCCCTTGTTTGGGAGCGGCTGTTTTACTTAATTAAAGGCTCTTTAGCGCATCTTCGATTTGTGTGTCACCGGAAACCATTTCGAATGTTTTATGGTAGGCATTCGGTTCTTCGAGTGCTGCGATCATCGTCTTCGCGACATCGGCTCTTGGAATAGAATCACGGTCTACTTTTTTACCAACTTTAATTTTACTAGTACCTTCCTCGTTGGTTAAACCACCAGGACGGACGATCGTATAGTCTAACTCTGTGCCTTGCAAGTATTCATCTGCTTCAAGTTTCATTTTCAAATAATGCTCCATCGGTCCAGAGCCTTGACTAGGGTCATCTGCAGAAATTGCACTTAGCATGACAAACTTCTTAATCCCTAGGTTTTCTGTTGCCTTAACGAGGTTGATAGCCCCGTCACGGTCAACCGCTGTCGTTTGATCTGAGCCTGTGCTTGATCCGGAGCCAGCTGCGAAGATGACGGCATCCATTCCTTTAACCGTATGCCCTACATCTTTCGTTAAATCAGCTAAGACGGGGATACCGCCTAATCCTTCAATCTTTGTTTTCTGTTCTTCTTTACGAACCATACCATAAGCTTCGTGGCCATCTTCTTTCAGATATTGTATGAGTAAACGTCCTGTTGTACCATTTGCTCCTGCTACTAGTACTTTCATAACTTGTAAACATCTCCTTCTGTTCATTCTACATGAAGTTTATCCGTTCTGCTGTTTGTTCAAACATCATTTGCTTGCGGGAAAGCAAAGTTCCTGATAGTTACAGCGGGCACATATCCGCGGATCTTCTTGCATGGGGTACTGTTCAATTGGCAAAGGTTGGTTTTGTTCACTATCTAAAAGGTGTTCCTTCATTTGTTCGATACTAATATGATAGAGACGCTGAACATTTACCAAATCGTGCTCATTCAGCTTATGCTCAATGTTAGTACTTTCTAATAAATACTCGTTGCGGATGATAATATCATCGAGTGACTCAATGTCATGCTTTTGCTGTAAGTACAGTGCATAAAGAGCAAGCTGGTTGCGATCTTCATCAGACGATTTGCCTGTCTTCCAATCAACAATCACCCATTTGCCTTGTCGCAAATCCTTGTACACTAGGTCCATCACGACAAAAATCTTCGTTCCATCTACCTTCATAAATCTGAATTTCTCGGATTCTATAAACCGCATATTTTGTTTATTAAGAACATCTGCAAACGATTGACTAGCATAAAAGTTTTTCACCGTGCTATGAAGTCGATCCGTAATTTTTGTAATCTTGGACGGTGGGAGAGTATTCGTCTGGCTATAGTAAACTTCGTGAAGCATCGTATAATGCTTAGGGCGGTTGTACCAGAGATGCTCCTTGCGAGTGGATTCAACGAAGCCTCGATTCAAGTGATGACGAATCTCATCAACGACAGCCTCCTCGCTAGGAATCTCTTTACCGCTTAGTACATGTTGAATAATTTGATAGATTAGGTCATGCACAACACTGCCGAAATGCATCTCAAGATTCGTGATTTTCTTTAAGCGATAAGCTTGGCGGGCCAGCGAATCCCCATCCGTCAGCCAACCGTTGTGGGAAACATAATAATCATAAGCATATTTCCGTAAGCAAGTCAGCATCGTCTTATGCCGCGACAACGACCAAGACAACTCCGGAAAACGCCTCACCTCAAACATCCCAATTCCTCCTCAGGTCTTACAATCATTTCCTTT carries:
- a CDS encoding DUF779 domain-containing protein → MVDRVTATDEALQLIQSLRDKHGALMFHQSGGCCDGSSPMCYPEGDLITGAQDVLLGKIGETPFYIHKKQYDYWKHTQLIIDVVDGRGGMFSLEGVEGKRFLTRSRAFSDEEYKELKTAGLV
- the exaC gene encoding acetaldehyde dehydrogenase ExaC → MVYAFPNTEGSIVQYKKRYDNFIGGKWTPPVKGQYFNNVTPVTGKTFCQVARSTEEDIELAVDAAHEAKDAWGKTSVTERSLILNRIADRMEENLEKLAVAETWENGKAVRETLNADIPLAIDHFRYFASVIRAQEGSIGEIDNDTVAYHFHEPLGVVGQIIPWNFPILMATWKVAPALAAGNAIVLKPAEQTPASFLYFLEIVEDLLPPGVLNVVNGFGLEAGKPLAQNPRINKVAFTGETTTGRMIMQYASQNIIPVTLELGGKSPNIFFEDVMSKDDNFLDKAIEGMVMFALNQGEVCTCPSRALVHESIYDQFMEKVIDRVKAIKTGNPLDPEVMMGAQASSEQLDKILSYLDIGKEEGAECLIGGERNKLDGDFADGYYVQPTMFKGNNKMRIFQEEIFGPVLAVTTFKDPEEAMEIANDTLYGLGAGVWSRDINTAYRFGRGIEAGRVWTNCYHAYPAHAAFGGYKMSGVGRENHKMMLSHYQQTKNMLVSYSAQKLGFF
- a CDS encoding 5'-3' exonuclease; translation: MTTTNRIMLVDGMALLFRAFYATAMSNYYMINSKGVPTNAVYGMMKHLFTAIDTYQPTHVVCCWDMGSKTFRNDLFPEYKANRGEAPEELIPQFELAKEVVESLNIPNVGQAGFEADDCMGTLSRLYCEDSQVFILTGDQDMLQLLQPNVSVVLLKKGYGNYAEYQEGAFFEEKGITPAQMVDLKALMGDSSDNYPGVRGIGEKTALKLLIKHKTIERILENIDQLTKGQRNKIEQDLEMLHLSRKLARIHCEADVNCSLEDALFFIDEEQMGRKFDELEFKNWQKNIVGM
- a CDS encoding SDR family oxidoreductase, producing the protein MKVLVAGANGTTGRLLIQYLKEDGHEAYGMVRKEEQKTKIEGLGGIPVLADLTKDVGHTVKGMDAVIFAAGSGSSTGSDQTTAVDRDGAINLVKATENLGIKKFVMLSAISADDPSQGSGPMEHYLKMKLEADEYLQGTELDYTIVRPGGLTNEEGTSKIKVGKKVDRDSIPRADVAKTMIAALEEPNAYHKTFEMVSGDTQIEDALKSL
- a CDS encoding PD-(D/E)XK nuclease family protein; translated protein: MFEVRRFPELSWSLSRHKTMLTCLRKYAYDYYVSHNGWLTDGDSLARQAYRLKKITNLEMHFGSVVHDLIYQIIQHVLSGKEIPSEEAVVDEIRHHLNRGFVESTRKEHLWYNRPKHYTMLHEVYYSQTNTLPPSKITKITDRLHSTVKNFYASQSFADVLNKQNMRFIESEKFRFMKVDGTKIFVVMDLVYKDLRQGKWVIVDWKTGKSSDEDRNQLALYALYLQQKHDIESLDDIIIRNEYLLESTNIEHKLNEHDLVNVQRLYHISIEQMKEHLLDSEQNQPLPIEQYPMQEDPRICARCNYQELCFPASK